One genomic region from Leifsonia sp. Root1293 encodes:
- a CDS encoding DUF4383 domain-containing protein yields MSTTADVRRTGYAKTAIEKTALIVGIVFLLVGIAGFIPGLTTNAESMEFAGHESEALLLGVFQVSILHNVVHLLFGVVGIAVAGNSRASRAYLIWGGVIYAVLWLYGLFTGDSDSSANFVPLNSADNWLHLVLALGMILLGLFVGRDRSNRTRTV; encoded by the coding sequence ATGAGCACAACAGCAGACGTTCGAAGGACCGGCTACGCCAAGACCGCGATCGAGAAGACCGCGCTGATCGTGGGGATCGTATTCCTCCTGGTGGGAATCGCCGGTTTCATTCCCGGGCTGACGACCAATGCCGAATCCATGGAGTTCGCGGGCCACGAGTCCGAGGCGCTTCTGCTCGGCGTGTTCCAGGTGTCGATCCTCCACAACGTCGTCCACCTGCTCTTCGGAGTGGTCGGAATCGCCGTCGCGGGGAACTCCCGCGCATCGCGGGCGTACCTCATCTGGGGTGGCGTCATCTACGCGGTGCTCTGGCTGTACGGCCTGTTCACCGGCGACAGCGACAGCAGCGCCAACTTCGTTCCGCTGAACAGCGCTGACAACTGGCTCCACCTCGTCCTCGCCTTGGGAATGATCCTGCTCGGCCTGTTCGTGGGTCGCGACCGCTCGAATCGCACGCGAACGGTCTGA
- a CDS encoding cytochrome c oxidase assembly protein codes for MHEHGSPFEFAVLLMAGCAVLAYVSGVVASRRRGRAWPLYRVVFWTTGIASATASVIGPLAAAAHESFVAHMWAHLLVGMLAPLLLVSAAPTTLALRTLDVTPARRLSRLLRSTPTRIVAHPVSAAVLSVGGLWFIYLTPVVTWSRSNVLIHLVMHAHLLAAGYLFTAALVGLDPRPHPPRRSTMLVVMVFAFASHGILAKYLYGHPPIGIAASDAEDGAQVMYYVGAWIEAAVIIVFFAHWYREVGRRLVIQPSSP; via the coding sequence GTGCACGAGCACGGCTCACCATTCGAGTTCGCCGTCCTGCTCATGGCGGGATGCGCCGTACTCGCCTATGTCTCCGGGGTTGTTGCATCGCGTCGTCGCGGTCGGGCGTGGCCTCTGTACCGGGTCGTGTTCTGGACGACCGGTATCGCCTCTGCGACAGCTTCGGTCATCGGCCCCCTCGCCGCGGCCGCGCACGAGAGTTTCGTCGCCCACATGTGGGCCCACCTCCTCGTGGGGATGCTCGCACCCCTTCTCCTCGTGTCAGCGGCTCCGACCACCCTGGCGCTGAGAACGCTCGACGTCACGCCCGCCCGACGTCTTTCCCGGCTCCTGCGCAGCACGCCAACACGCATAGTTGCGCACCCGGTCTCGGCCGCGGTGTTGAGCGTCGGCGGACTCTGGTTCATCTACCTGACACCGGTGGTCACCTGGTCGCGGAGCAATGTGCTGATCCATCTGGTCATGCACGCCCATCTTCTCGCCGCCGGGTACCTGTTCACGGCTGCGCTCGTCGGTCTGGATCCGCGACCGCATCCGCCGAGGAGGTCGACGATGCTCGTCGTCATGGTGTTCGCCTTCGCGTCGCACGGGATTCTCGCCAAGTACCTCTACGGTCATCCGCCGATCGGCATCGCAGCATCGGACGCGGAGGACGGCGCCCAGGTCATGTACTACGTCGGCGCCTGGATCGAAGCGGCGGTCATCATCGTCTTCTTCGCGCACTGGTACCGGGAGGTCGGTCGACGGCTGGTGATCCAGCCGTCAAGCCCCTGA
- a CDS encoding DUF2243 domain-containing protein, whose translation MSTETRRPLPGAPSSGRKARAERSAQNAWSGILFGVGLVAFIDETVFHQILHWHHFYDLGTPDLGLISDGLFHAVSWFATIGGLFLLADLRRRGALHWGRWWGGVLLGAGAFQLYDGTVQHKLLGIHQIRYVEDTLPYDLTWNVIAVAMVVVGIVMLARTRTSAVPTRGDRVGSGS comes from the coding sequence GTGTCAACTGAAACCCGTCGTCCTCTACCCGGGGCACCGTCGTCCGGTCGGAAGGCGCGCGCGGAGCGCTCCGCACAGAACGCCTGGTCCGGCATCCTCTTCGGAGTCGGCCTCGTCGCGTTCATCGACGAGACCGTGTTCCACCAGATACTTCACTGGCACCACTTCTACGACCTCGGCACCCCCGATCTCGGCCTGATCTCGGACGGCCTCTTCCACGCCGTGAGCTGGTTCGCGACGATCGGCGGCCTGTTCCTTCTTGCGGATCTGCGTCGGCGGGGAGCTCTTCACTGGGGACGATGGTGGGGCGGAGTCCTCCTCGGCGCCGGCGCTTTCCAGCTCTACGACGGCACCGTGCAGCACAAGCTGTTGGGCATCCATCAGATCCGCTACGTGGAGGACACGCTGCCGTACGACCTGACCTGGAACGTCATCGCGGTTGCCATGGTGGTCGTGGGAATCGTCATGCTCGCCCGCACTCGGACGTCGGCAGTGCCCACACGCGGTGATCGTGTGGGTAGCGGCAGCTGA
- a CDS encoding glycosyltransferase family 2 protein yields MIAPGTRLGAVPGNRWDLLDGQHAASPASVSVIVAHYEQPTQLARTLRAVARQRYPADLVEVIVVDDGSASQPHVPFGVRLLRQADEGFRLAAARNLGAASATNDLLVFLDADTAPEPDYLREITRLPSLAWDAVVVGRRRHADFADASTDDDVESVGPKNELTEPVWLREGYAASGNLLTADFRSYRHVIGAVIGCSRRFFDETGGFDESFTSYGGEDWEWAYRAWLHGALLAHVPSAVAWHDGPDHAGRHDSDLMKKNAETLTLAELIPVPGSRPVGAPTARPDIAIVTTGLGGCTDAQRFVSIDSLLAELPSAAPLPDGVELGAGLWDRVRIRIIVEQPVRVLRGSLRPAMAALENENCAEVVVRDLSRTVVLRVVSTRHLRRRMRWGDDSQLPTVNLTTEGIELLKEEVDLEAYLGGW; encoded by the coding sequence ATGATCGCACCTGGCACACGTCTCGGCGCGGTCCCGGGCAATCGATGGGACCTGCTGGACGGTCAGCACGCAGCCTCACCGGCATCCGTCTCCGTGATCGTCGCCCACTACGAGCAGCCGACACAGCTCGCCCGCACGCTCCGGGCTGTCGCACGGCAGAGGTACCCGGCCGATCTGGTCGAGGTCATCGTGGTCGACGACGGGTCCGCGAGCCAGCCGCACGTGCCCTTCGGCGTGCGCCTCCTCCGGCAGGCCGATGAGGGGTTTCGGCTCGCTGCTGCTCGCAATCTCGGCGCGGCATCCGCCACGAACGACCTGCTCGTGTTCCTCGATGCCGACACTGCGCCCGAACCCGACTACCTGCGGGAGATCACCCGGCTCCCCAGCCTCGCGTGGGACGCGGTCGTCGTGGGTCGCAGACGTCATGCCGACTTCGCAGATGCTTCCACCGACGACGACGTTGAGTCCGTCGGCCCGAAGAATGAACTGACAGAGCCGGTCTGGCTGAGGGAGGGCTATGCGGCATCCGGCAACCTGCTGACGGCTGACTTCCGCAGCTATCGTCACGTCATCGGGGCGGTCATCGGCTGCAGCCGGCGCTTCTTCGATGAGACAGGCGGCTTCGACGAGAGCTTCACGAGCTACGGCGGGGAGGACTGGGAGTGGGCCTACCGCGCCTGGCTGCACGGAGCTCTGCTGGCACACGTGCCCTCCGCCGTCGCGTGGCACGACGGCCCCGACCACGCCGGCCGGCATGACTCCGACCTGATGAAGAAGAACGCCGAGACCCTGACTCTCGCGGAATTGATCCCCGTGCCGGGTTCGCGGCCCGTCGGCGCACCGACTGCTCGGCCGGACATCGCCATCGTCACCACTGGGTTGGGAGGATGCACGGATGCCCAGCGTTTCGTGAGCATCGACTCCCTGCTCGCGGAGCTCCCCTCAGCGGCTCCCCTGCCCGACGGCGTCGAGCTCGGAGCCGGGCTCTGGGACAGGGTGCGCATCCGCATCATCGTCGAGCAGCCCGTCCGGGTGCTCCGGGGCTCACTGCGGCCCGCGATGGCTGCCCTGGAGAACGAGAACTGCGCAGAGGTGGTGGTGAGAGACCTGTCTCGCACCGTTGTGCTTCGCGTCGTCTCGACAAGGCATCTGCGACGGCGGATGCGGTGGGGTGACGACTCGCAACTGCCGACGGTGAACCTGACCACGGAGGGAATCGAGCTTCTGAAGGAGGAGGTCGACCTGGAGGCCTATCTCGGCGGCTGGTGA
- a CDS encoding SDR family oxidoreductase, whose translation MHTTFEPSTAIVTGSDSGIGRATAVALARNGMDIGITWHSDEDGARETARLVEAAGRRAVIARLDTTQAPSCGDVIDELCERLGGIDVFVNNAGINGGPAFFETSWDTWNATITADLSGPFVCIQRAARRMVDAGAGGRIIAVTSVHEHQPRVGSSAYDAAKHGLGGLIKTLALELGEYGITANSVAPGEIATAMTGNEDEDPTDIRRPGIPLGRPGGAEEVASVIAFLASPASSYVTGASLVVDGGMLQMGPQAGSHLTADDWRRAED comes from the coding sequence ATGCACACGACCTTCGAACCATCCACTGCGATCGTCACGGGATCCGATTCCGGAATCGGGCGCGCCACCGCCGTTGCGCTGGCCCGAAACGGCATGGACATCGGCATCACGTGGCATTCCGACGAGGACGGGGCTCGCGAGACGGCACGCCTGGTCGAGGCCGCGGGCCGACGCGCCGTCATCGCCCGTCTCGACACGACGCAGGCACCATCCTGCGGCGATGTCATCGACGAACTGTGCGAGCGACTCGGGGGAATCGATGTCTTCGTGAACAACGCCGGCATCAACGGCGGACCGGCCTTCTTCGAGACGTCATGGGACACCTGGAATGCGACGATCACCGCAGACCTCAGCGGCCCGTTCGTCTGCATCCAGCGAGCAGCGCGGCGTATGGTCGACGCCGGCGCCGGGGGCAGGATCATCGCCGTCACCAGCGTGCACGAGCATCAACCGCGGGTCGGGTCGTCGGCGTACGACGCGGCGAAGCACGGTCTCGGAGGACTCATCAAGACGCTCGCCCTCGAGTTGGGCGAGTACGGGATCACCGCGAACAGCGTCGCCCCGGGCGAGATCGCCACCGCGATGACGGGGAACGAGGACGAGGACCCGACTGACATTCGGCGCCCCGGCATTCCGCTCGGACGCCCGGGAGGCGCAGAGGAAGTCGCGTCGGTCATCGCGTTCCTGGCCTCGCCGGCCTCGTCGTACGTGACCGGAGCATCGCTCGTCGTCGACGGCGGAATGCTCCAGATGGGCCCGCAGGCCGGCTCTCACCTGACCGCCGACGACTGGCGACGCGCAGAGGATTGA